In Thermomonas paludicola, the following are encoded in one genomic region:
- a CDS encoding GtrA family protein, whose product MLALSQWLLPVAPANVVGRICGAMPGFWLNGRWTFASPGTRLGRRALLRFGCAWLALTALNTAIVGLLGQHAGLRAAQLFKPAADLLSGGVGFLLSRHWIYRR is encoded by the coding sequence ATGCTGGCGCTCAGCCAGTGGCTGCTGCCGGTGGCGCCAGCCAATGTCGTGGGGCGCATTTGCGGGGCGATGCCGGGATTCTGGCTCAACGGCAGGTGGACGTTCGCAAGCCCAGGCACCCGACTGGGCCGCCGCGCGCTGCTGCGCTTCGGCTGCGCATGGCTGGCCTTGACCGCATTGAACACCGCCATCGTCGGCCTGCTTGGCCAGCACGCCGGCCTGCGCGCCGCGCAGCTTTTCAAGCCCGCCGCCGACTTGCTGTCGGGCGGCGTGGGCTTCCTGCTGTCACGCCACTGGATCTACCGGCGCTAG
- a CDS encoding helix-hairpin-helix domain-containing protein: MNPARVRRDALHALTDLPNVGPSIAGDLRLIGIERPQQLLAADALSMYEALCRKTGVRHDPCVIDVFLSITAFMRGEDARPWWDFTAQRKTRCATPAAPSTRTGPRRRG; encoded by the coding sequence GTGAATCCCGCGCGCGTGCGCCGTGATGCACTCCATGCGCTGACCGACCTGCCCAATGTCGGCCCCTCGATTGCCGGTGACCTGCGCCTGATCGGCATCGAACGCCCGCAGCAACTGCTGGCCGCAGATGCGCTTTCGATGTACGAAGCGCTGTGCCGCAAGACCGGCGTGCGGCACGACCCCTGCGTGATCGATGTGTTCCTGTCGATCACCGCATTCATGCGCGGCGAAGACGCGCGGCCGTGGTGGGACTTCACCGCGCAGCGAAAAACGCGCTGCGCTACGCCGGCAGCACCATCGACACGCACAGGCCCCCGCCGTCGCGGTTGA
- a CDS encoding glutamate--cysteine ligase encodes MSGPSTASDLPITDHRQLAQVLASGEKPRSDWRIGTEHEKFGFRLADLRPPEFDGERGIEALLTGLTRFGWQPVQEGGRTIALLRDAASVTLEPAGQLELSGAPLENIHQTCKEVGDHLREVREVADELGLGFLGMGFQPKWRREDMPWMPKGRYRIMREYMPKVGTLGLDMMTRTCTVQVNLDYASEADMVKKFRVSLALQPIATALFADSPFTEGKPNGYLSYRSHIWTDTDAGRTGMLDFVFEDGFGYERYVDYLLDVPMYFSYRDGIYHDASGKSFRDFLRGKLDVLPGALPTLRDWNDHMTTAFPEVRLKKFLEMRGADGGPWSRLCALSAFWVGLLYDDAALDAAWDLVKDFSMAERHALRDGVPRQALKLPFRNGTARDLAREAVKIAVAGLQRRAVRNSQGVDESRFLDPLIEIAESGKTPAERKLELFNGEWHGSVDPLFCEFAY; translated from the coding sequence ATGTCCGGACCCAGCACTGCCAGTGACCTGCCGATTACCGACCATCGTCAATTGGCGCAGGTGCTGGCCTCGGGGGAAAAACCCCGCAGTGATTGGCGCATCGGCACCGAGCACGAGAAATTCGGTTTCCGCCTGGCTGATCTGCGTCCGCCCGAGTTCGATGGCGAGCGCGGCATCGAGGCATTGCTGACCGGATTGACGCGCTTTGGCTGGCAGCCGGTGCAGGAGGGCGGCCGCACCATCGCGCTGCTGCGGGATGCGGCGTCGGTGACGCTGGAGCCTGCCGGCCAGCTGGAACTGTCCGGCGCGCCGCTGGAAAACATCCACCAGACCTGCAAGGAAGTGGGCGACCACCTGCGCGAAGTGCGCGAAGTGGCCGACGAGCTGGGGTTGGGCTTTCTCGGCATGGGTTTCCAGCCCAAGTGGCGGCGCGAGGACATGCCATGGATGCCGAAGGGTCGCTACAGGATCATGCGCGAGTACATGCCCAAGGTCGGCACGCTTGGCCTCGACATGATGACCCGCACCTGCACGGTGCAGGTCAACCTGGACTACGCCAGCGAAGCGGACATGGTGAAGAAGTTCCGCGTGTCGCTGGCGCTGCAGCCGATTGCCACCGCGCTGTTCGCCGATTCGCCATTCACCGAAGGCAAGCCCAACGGCTATCTGAGCTACCGCTCGCACATCTGGACCGACACCGACGCCGGCCGCACCGGGATGCTGGACTTCGTGTTCGAGGACGGCTTCGGCTATGAGCGTTACGTCGATTACCTGCTCGACGTGCCGATGTATTTTTCCTATCGCGATGGCATTTATCACGATGCCAGCGGCAAGTCGTTCCGCGACTTCCTGCGCGGCAAACTCGATGTGCTGCCCGGCGCGCTGCCGACCCTGCGCGACTGGAACGACCACATGACCACCGCGTTTCCCGAAGTGCGGTTGAAGAAATTCCTGGAAATGCGCGGCGCCGATGGCGGCCCCTGGAGCCGGCTGTGCGCGCTGTCGGCATTTTGGGTGGGCTTGCTGTACGACGATGCGGCGCTGGACGCGGCGTGGGATCTGGTCAAGGATTTCTCGATGGCCGAGCGCCACGCCCTGCGCGATGGCGTGCCCAGGCAGGCGCTGAAGCTGCCATTCCGCAACGGCACGGCACGCGACCTGGCCCGCGAGGCGGTGAAGATCGCGGTGGCCGGATTGCAGCGTCGTGCCGTGCGCAACAGCCAGGGGGTGGACGAATCGCGGTTCCTGGATCCGCTGATCGAGATCGCCGAATCCGGCAAGACCCCGGCCGAGCGCAAGCTGGAGCTGTTCAACGGCGAGTGGCACGGCAGCGTGGATCCGCTGTTCTGCGAGTTCGCGTACTAG
- the glmU gene encoding bifunctional UDP-N-acetylglucosamine diphosphorylase/glucosamine-1-phosphate N-acetyltransferase GlmU, with translation MPASPAALHVIILAAGEGKRMRSTLPKVLQKIAGQPMLAHVVNAARALSPEAIHIVYGHGGGQVRAAFAGQPDLLWAEQAQQLGTGHAVQQAMPGVPDGARVLVLYGDVPLITATTLQRLLASPRRLAVLAAEPADPAGYGRIVRDAEGHVAAIVEHKDADDGQRRIGLINTGVIAADGNALKQWLDGLRNDNAQGEYYLTDVFAAAADEYSAAEIVIVADPLETEGANDPWQLAQLERAFQLRQVKALCAQGARVADPARLDIRGSVRVGRDVEIDVDVVLEGEVTLADGVRIGPFCRLRDASLAAGTLVAAHCDIDGARTEGAAHIGPYARLRPGTVLADGVHVGNFVETKKTTLGRGSKANHLAYLGDAVIGAGVNVGAGTITCNYDGVNKSTTTIEDGAFIGSNSALVAPVTIGKDATIAAGSTITRHAPAGKLSVARAHQAVVEAWKRPQKKAP, from the coding sequence ATGCCCGCATCGCCCGCCGCCCTGCACGTCATCATCCTTGCCGCAGGCGAAGGCAAGCGAATGAGGTCCACGCTGCCCAAGGTGCTGCAGAAGATCGCGGGCCAGCCGATGTTGGCGCACGTGGTCAACGCCGCACGGGCGCTGTCGCCCGAGGCCATCCACATCGTGTACGGCCACGGCGGCGGGCAGGTGCGTGCGGCATTCGCGGGCCAGCCCGACCTGCTCTGGGCCGAGCAGGCGCAACAGCTTGGCACCGGCCATGCGGTGCAGCAGGCGATGCCGGGCGTGCCGGACGGTGCGCGCGTGCTGGTGCTGTACGGCGATGTGCCGCTGATCACTGCAACCACCCTGCAGCGGTTGCTGGCTTCGCCGCGCCGGCTGGCGGTGCTGGCGGCGGAACCGGCTGACCCGGCGGGCTACGGGCGGATCGTGCGCGATGCGGAAGGGCACGTGGCGGCGATCGTGGAGCACAAGGATGCCGACGACGGGCAGCGCCGGATCGGCCTGATCAATACCGGCGTGATCGCCGCCGATGGCAACGCGCTGAAGCAGTGGCTGGACGGCCTGCGCAACGACAATGCGCAGGGTGAGTATTACCTCACCGACGTGTTCGCCGCCGCCGCGGACGAGTACTCCGCCGCGGAAATCGTGATCGTCGCCGACCCGCTGGAAACCGAAGGCGCCAACGACCCGTGGCAGCTGGCGCAGCTGGAGCGCGCGTTCCAGCTTCGGCAGGTGAAGGCGCTGTGCGCGCAGGGCGCGCGGGTGGCGGATCCGGCGCGCCTGGACATTCGCGGCAGCGTGCGCGTTGGGCGTGACGTGGAGATCGACGTCGATGTGGTGCTGGAGGGAGAAGTGACGCTGGCTGACGGCGTGCGCATCGGCCCGTTTTGCCGGCTCAGGGATGCCTCGCTGGCCGCCGGAACACTGGTTGCCGCACATTGCGACATCGACGGCGCCCGCACCGAAGGCGCGGCGCACATCGGCCCCTATGCGCGGCTGCGTCCCGGGACCGTGCTGGCGGACGGCGTGCATGTCGGCAACTTCGTCGAGACCAAGAAAACAACGCTGGGCCGTGGCAGCAAAGCCAATCACCTGGCCTACCTGGGCGATGCGGTGATCGGCGCGGGCGTCAATGTCGGCGCGGGCACCATCACCTGCAACTACGATGGCGTGAACAAGTCCACCACCACCATTGAAGATGGCGCGTTCATCGGCTCCAATTCGGCGCTGGTGGCACCGGTGACGATTGGCAAGGACGCGACCATTGCCGCAGGTTCCACCATCACCAGGCACGCGCCGGCAGGCAAGCTGAGCGTGGCGCGCGCGCATCAGGCGGTGGTCGAGGCCTGGAAACGGCCGCAGAAGAAGGCGCCGTGA
- a CDS encoding sigma-54-dependent transcriptional regulator, producing MPAILVIDDNPAVATALELLLSLHDIDVVHAASPADGLLRLRNEDIGLVIQDMNFETDTTSGEEGVALFHQLRAEHPDLPVILLTAWTHLESAIDLVKAGAVDYLAKPWDDRKLLATVNNLLELAQAQRDLAQERSSERQRREALLGGHDLRGVVFADDASETMLALACQVARADIPVLITGPNGTGKEKYAEIVHANSSVRSGPFIALNCGALPADLIEAELFGADAGAYTGANKPREGKFEAADGGTLFLDEVGTLPLAGQVKLLRVLETGRFERLGSNRERSVKVRIVSATNADLPALIAAGRFREDLFYRLNGIELRLPPLSARPRDILPLARHFLPAGKRLGEEAERTLQRYPWPGNVRELRNVMQRAALLARDEVVSVADLGLPAISAAARPAGTDEPDRAAIEAALDRCGGVLSQAAAELGLSRQALYRRLDRLGIARD from the coding sequence ATGCCCGCCATCCTCGTCATCGACGATAACCCCGCCGTCGCCACCGCGCTGGAGCTGCTGCTCTCCCTGCATGACATCGACGTGGTGCACGCGGCATCGCCGGCCGACGGCTTGCTGCGGCTGCGCAACGAGGACATCGGCCTGGTCATCCAGGACATGAATTTCGAAACCGACACCACCTCGGGCGAGGAAGGCGTGGCGCTGTTCCACCAGCTGCGCGCGGAGCATCCCGACCTCCCGGTGATCCTGCTCACCGCGTGGACGCATCTGGAATCCGCCATCGACCTGGTCAAGGCCGGCGCGGTGGATTACCTGGCCAAGCCCTGGGACGACCGCAAGCTGCTGGCCACGGTCAACAACCTGCTGGAGCTTGCGCAGGCACAACGCGACCTGGCGCAGGAACGCAGCAGCGAACGACAGCGGCGCGAGGCGCTGCTGGGCGGGCATGATCTGCGCGGCGTGGTGTTTGCCGACGACGCCAGCGAAACGATGCTGGCGCTTGCCTGCCAGGTTGCACGCGCGGACATTCCGGTGCTCATCACTGGCCCGAACGGCACCGGCAAGGAAAAGTACGCCGAAATCGTGCATGCCAATTCCAGCGTCCGCAGCGGCCCGTTCATCGCCCTGAATTGCGGCGCACTGCCGGCGGACTTGATCGAAGCCGAGCTGTTCGGCGCCGACGCGGGTGCCTACACCGGCGCCAACAAACCGCGCGAAGGCAAGTTCGAAGCGGCCGATGGCGGCACCTTGTTCCTCGACGAGGTCGGCACCTTGCCACTGGCTGGGCAGGTGAAGCTGCTGCGCGTGCTGGAAACCGGCCGCTTCGAGCGGCTGGGCAGCAATCGCGAACGCAGCGTCAAGGTGCGCATCGTCAGCGCCACCAATGCGGATCTGCCGGCACTGATTGCCGCGGGCAGGTTCCGCGAAGACCTGTTCTACCGCCTCAACGGGATCGAACTGCGGCTGCCGCCGCTGAGCGCCCGCCCGCGCGACATCCTGCCGTTGGCGCGGCATTTCCTGCCCGCTGGAAAGCGCCTCGGGGAGGAGGCCGAACGCACACTGCAGCGCTATCCATGGCCGGGCAACGTGCGCGAGTTGCGCAACGTGATGCAGCGCGCTGCGCTGCTGGCGCGTGACGAGGTCGTGTCGGTCGCAGATCTCGGCCTGCCGGCGATCTCCGCTGCTGCACGCCCTGCCGGCACCGACGAGCCCGATCGCGCCGCCATCGAGGCCGCACTGGATCGCTGCGGCGGCGTGTTGTCACAGGCGGCGGCCGAGCTGGGCCTGTCTCGGCAGGCACTGTACCGTCGGCTGGACCGGCTTGGCATTGCGCGCGACTGA
- a CDS encoding ABC transporter permease yields MNIRPILSTLLRHKMAAALIVLEIALSCAIVCNALFLIDNRLDRLKQVSGIAESEIVRIQITGIGTDDNAEALTRSDLAILQGLPGVKSAAVTNQVPFHPSSWNTSVNMSKDQKQPTLNATVYMTGDSFMDTMGLKLVSGRRFNSDEFIAWSALDAPGSKVQIPAVIITRSMADKLFPGGNAVGKTFYSWGDDPIRVVGVVDHLVRPSEQGGPAAHEHSMMFPIRVPYNLGGNYLLRTEPGRRAEVMKAAIDALRKNGPNRIVLEDNTMTMEALRDKYYQQDRAMAWLLTTVIVALLVVTALGIVGLASFWVQQRTKQIGIRRALGATRVQILRYFQTENFLLASIGITLGMLLAYAINQVLMGKYELPRLPLFYLPIGAVTLWLLGQFAVYWPARRAAAVSPAIATRSA; encoded by the coding sequence ATGAACATCCGCCCTATCCTGTCCACGCTGCTGCGCCACAAGATGGCCGCTGCGCTGATCGTGCTGGAGATCGCGCTGAGCTGCGCGATCGTCTGCAATGCGCTGTTCCTGATCGACAACCGCCTTGATCGACTCAAGCAAGTCAGTGGCATCGCCGAAAGCGAGATCGTGCGCATCCAGATCACCGGAATCGGCACCGACGACAACGCCGAGGCGTTGACCCGCAGCGACCTCGCGATCCTGCAAGGCTTGCCGGGGGTGAAATCCGCCGCCGTGACCAATCAGGTGCCATTCCACCCCAGCTCGTGGAACACCTCGGTCAACATGAGCAAGGACCAGAAGCAGCCCACCTTGAATGCCACCGTCTACATGACCGGCGACAGCTTCATGGACACCATGGGCCTCAAACTGGTTTCGGGCCGTCGTTTCAACAGCGATGAATTCATCGCGTGGTCCGCGCTTGATGCGCCGGGCAGCAAGGTCCAGATCCCGGCGGTGATCATCACCCGCAGCATGGCCGACAAGCTGTTCCCCGGTGGGAATGCGGTCGGCAAGACGTTCTACAGCTGGGGCGATGATCCGATCCGGGTCGTCGGCGTGGTTGACCACCTGGTGCGGCCAAGCGAACAGGGTGGCCCCGCCGCGCATGAGCATTCGATGATGTTTCCAATCAGGGTGCCCTACAACCTGGGTGGCAACTACCTGCTGCGCACCGAACCCGGCCGTCGCGCCGAGGTCATGAAGGCTGCCATCGATGCGCTGCGCAAGAACGGCCCGAACCGCATCGTGCTGGAAGACAACACGATGACCATGGAGGCATTGCGCGACAAGTACTATCAGCAGGATCGGGCGATGGCCTGGCTGCTGACCACGGTGATCGTCGCCCTGCTGGTGGTGACCGCGCTCGGCATCGTCGGCCTGGCCAGTTTCTGGGTGCAGCAGCGCACCAAGCAGATCGGAATTCGCCGTGCGCTGGGCGCGACGCGGGTACAGATCCTGCGCTATTTCCAGACCGAAAATTTCCTGTTGGCAAGCATTGGCATCACGCTGGGCATGTTGCTGGCCTATGCGATCAATCAAGTGTTGATGGGCAAGTACGAATTGCCGCGACTACCGCTGTTCTACCTCCCGATCGGCGCCGTCACGCTGTGGCTGCTGGGACAGTTCGCGGTGTATTGGCCGGCACGCCGTGCCGCGGCCGTGTCGCCGGCGATCGCCACCCGCAGCGCATGA
- a CDS encoding ABC transporter ATP-binding protein, which yields MLDMRQVTKVYRTDLVETHALRSLDLRVADGEFVAVTGPSGSGKTTFLNIAGLLEEFTGGDYMLDGVNVKGLDDNARSKLRNEKLGFIFQGFNLIPDLNLFDNCDVPLRYRGMPAGERKLRIEDALGMVGLGSRMKHFPAELSGGQQQRAAIARALAGSPRLLLADEPTGNLDSQMARSVLELLEDINQQGTTIVMVTHDPELAARAQRNVHIVDGMATDLSVQSSLARVAEAARHDDATISAS from the coding sequence ATGCTGGACATGCGCCAAGTCACCAAGGTCTATCGCACCGATCTGGTCGAAACGCACGCGCTGCGCTCGCTCGACCTTCGCGTCGCCGACGGCGAGTTCGTCGCCGTCACCGGCCCGTCGGGCTCGGGCAAGACCACCTTCCTCAACATCGCCGGCCTGCTGGAAGAGTTCACCGGCGGCGACTACATGCTCGACGGCGTCAACGTGAAGGGCCTGGACGACAACGCACGCAGCAAGCTGCGCAACGAGAAGCTCGGCTTCATCTTCCAGGGCTTCAACCTGATTCCAGACCTCAACCTGTTCGACAACTGCGATGTGCCGCTGCGCTATCGCGGCATGCCGGCCGGCGAGCGCAAGCTGCGCATCGAGGACGCGCTTGGCATGGTCGGGCTTGGCTCGCGCATGAAGCACTTCCCGGCCGAGCTCTCCGGCGGCCAGCAGCAGCGCGCGGCGATCGCCCGTGCGCTGGCGGGCAGCCCGCGCCTGCTGCTGGCGGACGAGCCCACCGGCAATCTGGATTCGCAGATGGCGCGCAGCGTGCTGGAGCTGCTGGAAGACATCAACCAGCAAGGCACCACCATCGTGATGGTGACCCACGACCCGGAGCTGGCCGCGCGCGCGCAACGCAACGTGCACATCGTCGATGGCATGGCCACCGACCTGTCCGTGCAGTCCAGCCTCGCCCGTGTCGCCGAAGCAGCGCGCCACGACGATGCAACCATCAGCGCCTCCTGA
- a CDS encoding sensor histidine kinase: MAAIACAGIALASLSALQLARWLPPWAATLLATLAVGACTAIATWRALAPMHALFRALAGTVASYRDGDYSFGIAWDGGGDLGHLVATHNALGAALRGQRLALVQRELLLDTMVQNTPVAMVLVDPSGRVVLGNLAARRMLGDGKRMEGRTFDGVLAGADPAVQDAFVRGGDGMFTVGHEDDEDIYHLSRRSFRLNGRSHELILLRQLTAELRRQEVQTWKKVIRVISHELNNSLAPIASLAHSGGELLRRGQLERLPTALATIEERARHLESFIRDYARFAKLPSPRVEPVEWQRFAAQLRTQVEFAFDLQPVDGIGRFDAAQVEQALINLLKNAHESGTPHDQVKLAVRKLPDSWRIDVLDRGSGMNTAVLANALLPFYSTKRNGTGLGLALAREIAEAHGGRIALLNRDGGGLCVSMVLPA, from the coding sequence ATGGCCGCAATCGCTTGCGCCGGCATCGCGCTGGCGTCGTTGAGCGCGCTGCAGCTGGCGCGCTGGCTGCCGCCGTGGGCCGCCACGCTGCTCGCCACGCTTGCCGTTGGCGCATGCACGGCCATCGCGACCTGGCGGGCACTGGCGCCGATGCACGCCCTGTTCCGCGCGCTGGCCGGCACCGTGGCCAGCTATCGCGATGGTGATTACAGCTTCGGCATTGCCTGGGATGGCGGCGGCGATCTCGGCCACCTGGTCGCCACGCACAACGCACTCGGCGCCGCCCTGCGCGGGCAGCGGCTGGCGCTGGTGCAGCGCGAACTGCTGCTCGACACCATGGTGCAGAACACACCGGTCGCCATGGTGCTGGTGGATCCTTCCGGGCGCGTGGTGCTGGGCAACCTGGCCGCGCGCCGGATGCTGGGCGATGGCAAGCGCATGGAAGGACGCACCTTCGACGGCGTGCTGGCCGGCGCCGACCCTGCGGTGCAGGACGCTTTTGTGCGCGGCGGCGATGGCATGTTCACCGTCGGCCACGAGGACGACGAGGATATCTACCACCTGTCACGGCGCAGTTTCCGGCTCAACGGCCGCAGCCACGAACTCATCCTGTTGCGCCAGCTCACCGCCGAACTGCGCCGCCAGGAAGTGCAGACGTGGAAAAAAGTGATCCGCGTCATCAGCCACGAATTGAACAACTCCCTGGCGCCGATTGCGTCACTGGCGCATTCCGGCGGCGAACTGCTGCGCCGTGGCCAGCTCGAGCGGCTGCCAACGGCGCTGGCGACCATCGAGGAGCGCGCGCGCCACCTGGAGAGCTTCATCCGCGACTATGCACGGTTTGCCAAGCTGCCTTCGCCGCGCGTCGAACCGGTGGAATGGCAGCGCTTCGCTGCCCAGTTGCGCACCCAGGTCGAGTTCGCCTTCGACCTGCAGCCTGTCGATGGCATCGGCCGTTTCGATGCCGCGCAAGTGGAACAGGCGCTGATCAATTTGCTGAAAAACGCGCATGAGTCCGGGACGCCGCACGACCAGGTGAAACTGGCGGTGCGCAAGTTGCCGGACAGTTGGCGCATCGACGTGCTCGATCGCGGCAGCGGAATGAACACCGCGGTACTGGCCAATGCGCTGCTGCCGTTCTATTCCACCAAGCGCAATGGCACCGGGTTGGGGCTGGCGCTGGCGCGCGAAATCGCCGAAGCGCACGGCGGGCGCATCGCCCTGCTCAACCGCGACGGCGGGGGCCTGTGCGTGTCGATGGTGCTGCCGGCGTAG
- a CDS encoding efflux RND transporter periplasmic adaptor subunit — protein sequence MDTSRRIRDTSGQDQAMAAAPGPLRRRRMALAAGGGIALLALIGWVASGWLSGARSFDSTRVRIAEVKRGDLVRDLSADGRIIAANSPTLYAIAAGTVSLQVVAGDKVRKDQILAVIDSPELRSKLVQEESTLAGLQAEASRSRLDAQITRANARRALDQASVDRTAAMRDLERYQRAFAGGAVPQNDLARAQDLMKKADIGLAAARQDFQLQSAGAGLDARNKQLQAQRQQAVVDEARRQVDALTIRAPFDGQVGQIQVPQGTSVIANGAVLSVVDLARFEIEIKVPESFARDLGIGMPAQINANNAQFAGEIAAVSPEVVNGEVTARVRFAAGKQPPGLRQNQRLSVRIVMDTRRNVLMVERGPFLEQDGGRFAYVVDGGSAVRRPIQAGASSLSAVEIVSGLTAGDRIVVSGTDQFDNADRVRISGN from the coding sequence ATGGATACATCCCGCCGCATCCGCGACACCTCCGGCCAGGACCAGGCCATGGCCGCCGCACCCGGCCCGCTCCGTCGCCGGCGCATGGCCTTGGCTGCCGGTGGCGGCATCGCGCTGCTGGCGCTGATCGGCTGGGTGGCGTCGGGCTGGTTGTCGGGCGCCCGCTCCTTCGATTCCACGCGCGTCCGCATCGCCGAGGTGAAGCGCGGCGACCTGGTGCGCGACCTCAGCGCCGACGGCCGGATCATCGCCGCCAACAGCCCCACCCTGTACGCCATCGCGGCCGGCACCGTGTCCCTCCAAGTCGTCGCTGGCGACAAGGTTCGCAAGGATCAGATCCTGGCGGTGATCGACAGCCCCGAGTTGCGCAGCAAGCTGGTCCAGGAAGAATCCACGTTGGCCGGCCTGCAAGCCGAGGCCAGCCGCAGCCGCCTGGATGCGCAGATCACCCGCGCCAATGCACGGCGCGCGCTGGATCAGGCCAGCGTGGATCGCACCGCGGCCATGCGCGACCTGGAGCGCTACCAGCGCGCCTTCGCGGGCGGCGCGGTACCGCAGAACGACCTGGCCCGCGCGCAGGATCTGATGAAGAAGGCCGACATCGGCCTGGCGGCGGCGCGTCAGGACTTCCAGCTGCAAAGCGCCGGTGCCGGGCTGGATGCGCGCAACAAGCAGTTGCAGGCCCAGCGCCAACAGGCCGTGGTGGATGAAGCACGTCGCCAGGTGGACGCGCTGACCATTCGTGCGCCGTTCGATGGCCAGGTCGGCCAGATTCAGGTTCCGCAAGGCACCAGCGTGATCGCCAATGGCGCGGTGTTGAGCGTGGTCGACTTGGCCAGGTTCGAGATCGAAATCAAGGTGCCGGAGAGCTTCGCGCGCGATCTTGGCATTGGCATGCCGGCGCAGATCAACGCCAACAACGCGCAGTTCGCCGGCGAGATCGCCGCGGTGTCCCCCGAGGTGGTGAACGGCGAGGTGACCGCCCGCGTGCGGTTTGCCGCCGGCAAGCAGCCGCCCGGCCTGCGCCAGAACCAGCGGCTCAGCGTGCGCATCGTGATGGACACGCGGCGCAACGTGCTGATGGTCGAGCGCGGCCCGTTCCTGGAACAGGACGGCGGCCGTTTCGCCTATGTCGTCGACGGCGGCAGTGCCGTGCGCCGGCCCATCCAGGCAGGTGCGTCCAGCCTGTCTGCGGTGGAAATCGTCTCGGGCCTGACTGCCGGCGACCGCATCGTGGTCTCGGGCACCGACCAGTTCGACAACGCGGACCGCGTCCGCATTTCCGGGAACTGA
- a CDS encoding ABC transporter permease, with protein sequence MFGYYLKLALRSFKRNKALTALMVLAIALGIGASMTTLTVFHILSGDPLPERSATLFYPQMAPESMDGYAAGDEPNSQLTRFDAEALLREKRGDRQAMMTGGGVAIEPQRAGLSPMQIDARYTSADMFPMFAMPFLYGNGWSATDDAGHARVVVITKALNETLFGGTNSVGKTLRIDKNEFRVSGVLDTWRPTPKFYDMNGNSGFGESDQAFLPFTTSRDLKMGRNGNMNCWGDSGSDPEGETGVNAPCTWIQYWVQLDTPAKAAAYKQYLINYSNQQRAAGRFERPTNVRLRGLMEWLDFNKVVPGDVRLQVWLAFGFLLVCLLNTVGLLLAKFLRRSGELGVRRALGASRKTIFMQCMVEAGAVGLAGGIVGLMLAWLGLWAVRQQPTDYADLAHLDSSMLLTTFALAIIASLLAGLLPAWSAMQVSPAMQLKSQ encoded by the coding sequence ATGTTCGGCTATTACCTCAAGCTCGCCCTGCGCAGCTTCAAGCGCAACAAGGCACTGACCGCACTGATGGTGCTGGCGATCGCGCTGGGCATCGGTGCCAGCATGACCACGCTGACCGTGTTCCACATCCTGTCCGGCGACCCGCTGCCGGAACGCAGCGCGACCCTGTTCTATCCGCAGATGGCACCGGAGAGCATGGATGGCTATGCCGCTGGCGACGAGCCGAACAGCCAGCTCACGCGTTTCGATGCCGAAGCCCTGCTGCGCGAGAAGCGCGGTGATCGGCAGGCGATGATGACCGGTGGCGGCGTGGCGATCGAGCCGCAACGCGCGGGCTTGTCGCCGATGCAAATCGATGCCCGCTACACCAGCGCCGACATGTTCCCGATGTTCGCGATGCCGTTCCTGTACGGCAATGGCTGGAGCGCCACCGACGACGCAGGCCATGCGCGCGTGGTGGTCATCACCAAGGCGCTCAACGAGACGCTCTTTGGCGGGACGAACAGCGTCGGCAAGACGCTCCGCATCGACAAGAACGAGTTCCGCGTCAGCGGGGTGCTCGATACATGGCGGCCAACGCCGAAGTTCTACGACATGAATGGCAATAGCGGGTTTGGCGAAAGTGATCAGGCGTTCCTGCCATTCACGACCTCGCGCGACCTGAAGATGGGCCGCAACGGCAACATGAATTGCTGGGGGGATTCCGGCAGCGACCCGGAGGGCGAAACCGGCGTCAATGCACCCTGCACCTGGATCCAGTATTGGGTGCAGCTGGACACGCCCGCAAAGGCCGCCGCGTACAAGCAGTACCTCATCAACTATTCGAACCAGCAACGCGCAGCCGGGCGCTTCGAGCGGCCGACCAACGTGCGCCTGCGCGGGTTGATGGAATGGCTGGATTTCAACAAGGTTGTGCCGGGCGATGTGCGCCTGCAGGTCTGGCTGGCGTTCGGCTTCCTGCTGGTCTGCCTGCTCAACACCGTGGGCTTGTTGCTGGCCAAGTTCCTGCGCCGCAGTGGCGAGCTTGGCGTGCGCCGCGCACTGGGGGCATCGCGCAAGACCATCTTCATGCAATGCATGGTCGAAGCCGGCGCAGTGGGCCTGGCCGGTGGCATCGTCGGGCTGATGCTGGCGTGGCTTGGGCTCTGGGCCGTGCGCCAGCAGCCGACCGACTATGCCGATCTCGCGCACCTCGATTCCAGCATGCTGTTGACCACCTTTGCCCTGGCCATCATCGCCAGCCTGCTCGCCGGCCTGCTGCCGGCCTGGAGCGCGATGCAGGTGTCGCCGGCGATGCAGCTGAAGTCGCAATAG